Part of the Spirochaetota bacterium genome is shown below.
GATGAAATCATTAATAGCATCCCATATTTTAGCACCTGTAATAATTGCAGTGAGTGTTGCAATTCCTTGGGTACTAAAACCTACAGCCTCATAAAGGTATACCAACATAAATGTTACAGTGAATGTAATCACCATGTTTTGACCAAATCCTGCAATTGCAAATGAGTATTTTTCTTTGCGTGATAGTTGTGTGGTTGAAGACATTGTGTGCCCCTTTAATAAAAAAGAATAATTCAGGTCTAAAGATTACCAATACCTGTATTGTACACTGTCATGCTGAACTTCATTCAGCATCTATTTACCAATATAATTATCTCATTAGTCAACATTAAAATAAAACACTTACATAATGAGGAGTGTGTACTATTTCATGTTATATTCATCACCACATTTAAAAAATTAAATAGTGAATTATCATTCTAATTATTGAAATAAAAATACAATTGACAATTGAATTTTTTACTAACACAATTAAAAAAATATCAGAAGGTTATGATGCTATGAAATCACGTACAATTGTGGTAACTGGTGGCAATGCGGGAATTGGAAAAGCTATTGCCACTGAATTGGCAAAACAAAATCACCATGTTATTATTATTTCACGCAATCCGGTAAAAGGGCAAAAAGCATGTGATGAAATTAAAAATGCTACTGGGAATTTGCATGTTGACGTGATTGTAGGCGATCTTGGGTCAATACAATCTGTTAAAAATATCGCACAGAATATAATAAACAAATTTCCTGATGTTTCAGTACTGATTAATAATGCAGGTATATGGCCAACAAAACTTGAGATAAATCCTGATGGCCTTGAGATGGCGTTTATGGTCAATCACATGGCACCACTTATATTGAGCACCTTGCTATATCCACAATTGAAAAATAATACTCCAGCACGAATTGTAAATGTCAATGCAGGGTTGTATATCTTTGGCACGGTTGATCTGGAAAGAACACCGT
Proteins encoded:
- a CDS encoding SDR family NAD(P)-dependent oxidoreductase — encoded protein: MKSRTIVVTGGNAGIGKAIATELAKQNHHVIIISRNPVKGQKACDEIKNATGNLHVDVIVGDLGSIQSVKNIAQNIINKFPDVSVLINNAGIWPTKLEINPDGLEMAFMVNHMAPLILSTLLYPQLKNNTPARIVNVNAGLYIFGTVDLERTPYGKDFGRFSTYMNTKLCNIYFTQKFAQIIEHSGVTINAVHPGVIRTNLGDSSGITGLLLRLLKLALAKPEYGAQAPVWLAVSPDIENINGKFFDRFTQKPYAKNAVDTSVRDKLWNLSLQLASLKFK